The Penaeus vannamei isolate JL-2024 chromosome 16, ASM4276789v1, whole genome shotgun sequence genome includes a window with the following:
- the LOC113812403 gene encoding serine proteinase stubble-like → MKFATCLVLLAITAAHGQNWSWGSDEPDPAPAAPAAPAAPADETPRTPRVTGPLQGTSEGSSKALDAEDEELHPRFFNLCAIGIGINCPPKPPKVPHGGQYQRPFQSSFTPSHGSHQPNHYRPPPSKPHYTPPPPTPAHYYTPTPTPHYTSTPVVQHIHTHTHIHHNTGGSVGVGIGAAPQPPYQRPTQRPWYAEECQCVHPSFCAALDVIPRSNDPHHVDPSSLIDPRSRLPSSGILSNSTDAEGEEEDRIVYPTAGEEGKESRTKRELLEGSVNGTSIQERRSYQPGLSGCGHGLVCCRNPVFEPAVECGRRHSAGLLGRIKTPILENGDTEFGEYPWQAAILRDENGHSVYVCGATLIGARHVLTAAHCVNNLGAREVRVRLGEWDVRAKTEFFSHIEVRAASALVHPQYYAGSLINDIAIITLERSVDFSANPHISPVCLPDAYNSYVGQRCHSTGWGKDAFGNGGKYQTILKEVELPIVSHRQCERALQRTRLGPNFSLHIGNLCAGGEGGKDACKGDGGGPLVCNGPHGAVQLAGLVSWGVGCGEPGVPGVYVDVSYYLEWILEHTRHYL, encoded by the exons ATGAAGTTTGCAA CGTGTTTGGTGCTGCTGGCGATCACGGCAGCACACGGCCAGAACTGGTCATGGGGTTCCGATGAGCCGGATCCTGCCCCAGCCGCCCCTGCCGCCCCCGCTGCCCCTGCCGATGAGACTCCAAGGACGCCGAGGGTGACTGGACCTCTTCAGGGGACTTCGGAGGGCAGTTCGAAGGCCCTGGATGCCGAGGATGAAGAACTTCACCCGAGGTTCTTCAACCTGTGTGCCATCGGGATTGGGATCAAT TGTCCACCCAAACCGCCGAAAGTTCCACATGGAGGCCAGTACCAGAGGCCTTTCCAATCCTCATTCACGCCCTCACACGGCAGCCACCAGCCCAACCACTACCGCCCACCACCCTCAAAGCCTCactacacccctccacccccgacCCCTGCCCACTATtacaccccaacccccacgcccCATTACACCTCGACCCCCGTGGTACagcacattcacacccacacccacatccaccacaACACGGGCGGTAGCGTGGGCGTAGGCATTGGTGCCGCGCCCCAACCGCCCTACCAAAGACCTACCCAGCGCCCTTGGTACGCAGAAGAGTGCCAGTGCGTCCACCCCTCCTTCTGCGCCGCCCTCGACGTCATTCCGAGGAGCAACGACCCTCATCACGTGGATCCTTCGTCCCTCATCGACCCTCGCTCGCGCCTGCCCTCCTCGGGGATCCTCTCCAACAGCACTGAtgccgagggcgaggaggaggacaggatcGTCTACCCGACcgccggggaggagggaaaggagtcgCGGACCAAGAGAGAGCTTCTGGAAGGTTCTGTCAATGGCACAAGCATCCAGGAG CGCCGAAGTTACCAGCCCGGCCTGAGCGGCTGCGGCCACGGCCTCGTGTGCTGCCGCAACCCCGTGTTCGAGCCGGCCGTCGAGTGCGGGCGCCGCCACTCCGCCGGGCTCCTCGGACGCATCAAGACCCCGATCCTGGAGAACGGCGACACGGAGTTCGGCGAGTACCCGTGGCAGGCGGCCATCCTGAGGGACGAGAACGGCCACAGCGTGTACGTGTGCGGCGCGACGCTCATCGGCGCTCGCCACGTGCTCACCGCCGCCCACTGCGTCAACAACCTGGGCGCCCGCGAGGTGAGAGTCCGCCTGGGCGAGTGGGACGTGCGCGCCAAGACCGAGTTCTTCAGCCACATCGAGGTCAGGGCCGCCAGCGCCCTCGTCCACCCGCAGTACTACGCCGGCAGCCTCATCAACGACATCGCAATCATCACGCTGGAACGCAGCGTTGACTTCTCGGCCAA CCCCCACATCTCGCCCGTGTGTCTCCCGGACGCTTACAACAGCTACGTGGGCCAGAGGTGCCACTCCACCGGCTGGGGCAAGGACGCCTTCGGGAACGGAGGGAAGTACCAAACCATCCTGAAGGAGGTGGAGCTGCCCATCGTCTCCCACCGCCAGTGCGAGAGGGCCCTGCAGCGCACGCGTCTCGGCCCCAACTTCTCCCTGCACATCGGCAACCTCTGCGCAGGCGGAGAAGGAGGCAAAGACGCCTGCAAG gGCGACGGCGGAGGTCCCTTGGTGTGCAACGGACCCCACGGCGCCGTCCAGCTGGCAGGATTAGTGTCCTGGGGTGTAGGATGCGGCGAGCCCGGTGTCCCCGGAGTGTACGTCGATGTGTCCTATTATCTCGAGTGGATCCTAGAACACACGAGGCACTACCTATGA